From a single Thermoplasmata archaeon genomic region:
- a CDS encoding zinc-ribbon domain-containing protein: MYCSRCGARNDEDAKFCEKCGADLATMPRPSVTGAPPRAPVGPPLPPMPPMVYPPARPHLWWYPIGVWVILAGFFAFIDVATTHAITWSIWPIGILGIFMVGFPLLHLVEERAGRPR; the protein is encoded by the coding sequence ATGTACTGCAGCCGGTGCGGCGCTCGGAACGACGAGGATGCGAAGTTCTGCGAGAAGTGCGGTGCGGACCTGGCCACGATGCCCAGGCCGAGCGTCACCGGCGCCCCGCCCCGGGCCCCCGTAGGCCCGCCGCTCCCGCCCATGCCGCCCATGGTGTACCCGCCGGCGAGGCCGCATCTCTGGTGGTATCCCATCGGCGTGTGGGTCATCCTCGCGGGGTTCTTCGCGTTCATCGACGTCGCGACGACCCACGCGATCACGTGGAGCATCTGGCCCATCGGGATCCTGGGGATCTTCATGGTCGGATTCCCCCTGCTCCACCTGGTCGAGGAGCGGGCGGGTCGGCCCCGCTGA
- a CDS encoding ABC transporter ATP-binding protein: MAQPAFTTFRGDPVLNIQNLWKSYDDKPALQGLYLATYYGEIFGLIGPNGAGKTTTIKILVGLLRPEAGEVRLFGEDILRDPISYKSKIGYMPEAPTLPEYLTPTEFLGYVARVRNLPRAEIAPRTAELLRMYDLSAKADDTIASLSKGMKAKLAFAAATIHKPSFLILDEPMIGIDPAGQHLLKEQLVAMAKAGGTVLVSTHQLDTAERLCNRVAIIHRGRNVATGDLATLRSQAHAGEQGSLEEIFLKLTEEAGLPEPEVRRRRGFLSRRR; this comes from the coding sequence ATGGCGCAGCCCGCGTTCACGACCTTCCGCGGCGATCCCGTCCTGAACATCCAAAACCTCTGGAAGTCGTACGACGACAAGCCCGCGCTCCAGGGCCTCTACCTCGCCACGTACTACGGGGAGATCTTCGGCCTCATCGGGCCCAACGGCGCGGGGAAGACGACGACGATCAAGATCCTCGTGGGCCTCCTGCGCCCCGAGGCGGGGGAGGTCCGCCTCTTCGGGGAGGACATCCTCCGCGACCCGATCTCCTACAAGTCCAAGATCGGCTACATGCCCGAGGCGCCCACCCTGCCGGAGTACCTCACACCCACGGAGTTCCTGGGCTACGTGGCGCGCGTGCGGAACCTGCCGCGGGCCGAGATCGCTCCGCGCACCGCGGAGCTCCTTCGCATGTACGACCTCTCCGCGAAGGCGGACGACACGATCGCCTCCCTCTCCAAGGGGATGAAGGCGAAGCTCGCGTTCGCCGCGGCCACGATCCACAAGCCCTCGTTCCTGATCCTGGACGAGCCCATGATCGGGATCGATCCCGCGGGCCAGCACCTGCTCAAGGAGCAGCTCGTGGCCATGGCCAAGGCGGGCGGTACGGTCCTCGTGTCCACCCACCAGCTCGACACCGCGGAGCGCCTCTGCAATCGGGTCGCGATCATCCACCGCGGGCGGAACGTGGCCACGGGGGACCTGGCGACCCTCCGGTCCCAGGCCCACGCGGGCGAGCAAGGCTCCCTGGAGGAGATCTTCCTCAAGCTCACGGAGGAGGCCGGTCTCCCGGAGCCCGAGGTGCGGCGCCGCCGCGGGTTCCTCTCGCGCCGGAGGTAG
- a CDS encoding PadR family transcriptional regulator: MELPTVECCPPPACCDMRGYLSFSILFLLGKKPMYGSQIASELTKRRFDRPTPGTIYPALKALQEEGLIKPQGKGGTKVYHLTRDGRAGLRDAARYFVQAYADVVDDFRAGRI; this comes from the coding sequence ATGGAACTCCCAACGGTCGAGTGCTGCCCGCCCCCCGCCTGCTGCGACATGCGCGGCTACCTAAGCTTCTCCATCCTGTTCCTGCTTGGCAAGAAGCCCATGTACGGCTCCCAGATCGCCTCGGAACTCACGAAGCGCCGCTTCGACCGCCCGACGCCGGGCACGATCTACCCCGCCCTGAAGGCCCTCCAGGAGGAAGGGCTGATCAAGCCCCAGGGGAAGGGCGGCACGAAGGTCTACCATCTCACCCGGGACGGCCGCGCGGGCCTCCGGGACGCCGCCCGCTATTTCGTCCAGGCCTACGCGGATGTCGTGGACGACTTCCGCGCGGGTCGGATCTGA
- a CDS encoding methyltransferase domain-containing protein — protein MAESDRGLPRLGVGDPMEALGLEAGEVVLDLGSGPGRDVLFAAEQVGRRGQAIGVDATPEMVFRAREAAASLRRTNAEFRLGEIEHLPIESGTVDAIASDCVINLSPDKAQVFREAFRVLKPGGRIVVSDVVADRELPSKMQQDTERWAACEAGAVTRAEYVALMRRAGFDRIRTERKGAYRAGLSRALVRGVKPHAST, from the coding sequence ATGGCCGAGTCCGACCGTGGCTTGCCGCGGCTGGGCGTCGGGGATCCCATGGAGGCGCTTGGGCTCGAGGCAGGCGAAGTGGTCCTGGACCTCGGGAGCGGACCCGGGCGCGATGTCCTCTTCGCCGCGGAACAAGTGGGGCGTCGGGGTCAGGCCATCGGCGTGGACGCCACGCCCGAAATGGTGTTTCGTGCGCGCGAGGCGGCGGCGTCCCTCCGCCGCACGAATGCGGAGTTCCGCCTCGGCGAGATCGAGCATCTGCCCATCGAGTCGGGGACCGTGGACGCGATTGCGTCCGACTGCGTGATCAACCTGTCCCCGGACAAGGCCCAGGTGTTCCGCGAAGCGTTCCGCGTGCTGAAGCCCGGGGGCCGGATCGTGGTCTCCGACGTGGTCGCGGACCGCGAGCTTCCGTCCAAGATGCAGCAGGACACGGAACGGTGGGCCGCCTGCGAGGCGGGCGCGGTGACCCGGGCCGAGTACGTCGCCCTGATGCGGAGGGCCGGGTTCGACCGCATCCGCACCGAGCGCAAGGGTGCCTATCGCGCAGGTCTCTCCCGGGCCCTCGTGCGCGGCGTGAAGCCCCACGCGTCGACGTAA
- a CDS encoding ABC transporter ATP-binding protein — MATEVVPENGSNGVSAPKDDRIVVARKLTKIYDSGEIEVRALRGVDLDVRKGEMVAVMGPSGCGKTTLLNCLSGIDEFNGGEVWVAGHRLSKMGDNEKTDFRAMKMGFIFQNYNLLPVLKSVENVELPLLVRGDDPKGSRKKALAALEAVGLHDEANKKPAELSGGQQQRVSIARALVNEPDIVFGDEPTGNLDSETTRDVLDVMKRLHREKRLTFIIVTHDATVGNSTERVILMRNGQILKSFKPAGM; from the coding sequence ATGGCGACCGAAGTAGTGCCGGAGAACGGATCGAACGGGGTCTCGGCCCCGAAGGACGACCGGATCGTCGTCGCCCGCAAGCTCACGAAGATCTACGACAGCGGCGAGATCGAGGTCCGCGCCCTCCGCGGGGTGGACCTCGACGTCCGCAAGGGCGAGATGGTCGCGGTCATGGGGCCGTCCGGCTGCGGCAAGACCACGCTCCTGAACTGCCTCTCCGGGATTGACGAGTTCAATGGCGGGGAGGTCTGGGTCGCCGGGCACCGGCTCTCCAAGATGGGCGACAATGAGAAGACCGACTTCCGCGCGATGAAGATGGGCTTCATCTTCCAGAACTACAACCTCCTGCCCGTGTTGAAGTCCGTGGAGAACGTGGAGCTGCCGCTCCTCGTGCGGGGCGACGATCCCAAAGGGTCCCGCAAGAAGGCGCTCGCCGCCCTCGAGGCCGTCGGGCTCCACGACGAGGCGAACAAGAAGCCCGCGGAGCTGAGCGGCGGTCAGCAGCAGCGCGTGTCCATCGCCCGCGCCCTTGTCAACGAGCCCGACATCGTCTTCGGGGACGAGCCCACGGGGAACCTGGACTCGGAGACCACGCGCGACGTCCTCGACGTGATGAAGCGCTTGCACAGGGAGAAGCGGCTGACGTTCATCATCGTCACCCACGACGCTACGGTCGGCAACTCGACGGAGCGCGTGATCCTCATGCGGAACGGCCAGATCCTGAAATCCTTCAAGCCCGCCGGCATGTGA
- a CDS encoding FtsX-like permease family protein yields MALDPVVALTVLVALVVLVLLVWTGRKRFPLRIGMGNFFRRKTQVAIVVAGLLVGTAIISSSYVIQSTFDFTIRSSVFHSLDYIDEVIYLPATDGSRLPFNASAFDSLHAALDNRSMPAVAGLAPRYQVTASAFDNNTQLLEPSAGLIGFSAAYDLGSFVRPDGSSWDGSGITATQVIVNQAFVNDTEAKVGDTLLVFAGSSGRPLPLTVDAVVLDSGRGAYNGNPNLFVPLATVQAALQQPGKINVITVANVGGPTQGYLKTGEVDAQLTPRLPAGVGLTISNVKSDQADQAGQNVQQLSQIFLLLGSFTIVAGVLLIINIFVMLAEERKGEMGVSRALGMRRSHLVQSFVAEGLAYALLSAAVGTLVGLLLAGVILWAFTLVFPARLFGGVTFILTWTPLDLIRGFAIGFLITMGTILLASWRVSKLNIVRAIRDIPEPVEHRSTRPQLALGVLLTLAGAFATFEAFRRQDVLYQDLGPSSLAIGLAILLRNVVSPRVAFSAAGIFLLVWLLYPYKPISPTGADISVFVAAGLLMIFGALLLVMFNSEVLLWFASRIGRGRTWRPVVRTAVAYPMNKKFRTGTTLATIALIMFTIATMSGIQTIVGTSITTTVIRQSGGYDLIAQTNPAIPKDNFWSLYNVSTLPQNVSEVHGLSWARIRTSFNASDGGALHNTSLLGVPSEWVAASIPLELQALDPNYTSAQQAWSALETDPHVAIADGSVVPGGAAAGFGGGGFFTYSAKVGDTLYFRNATGSPDHVRIIGILYEQFVPGLFVGWNVVASGFAVPLPGGLIHPVNYPSIFYVKVKAGVDTGAVAHEFERTFLPYQMIAFDLHSLISQITDVISGVFNLLEAYLALGLIVGIAGLGVITMRNVVERRTETGALRALGFRKSMILRSFLLELGFISGTGIVIGDVLGVALSYDIYLKFFADLGSYAVPWERILLLSVIAFIGAVVATASPAIRAARMPPAEALRSYE; encoded by the coding sequence ATGGCCCTGGACCCCGTCGTCGCACTGACCGTCCTCGTGGCCCTCGTGGTCCTCGTCCTCCTGGTCTGGACCGGCCGGAAGCGCTTCCCGCTCCGGATCGGCATGGGCAACTTCTTCCGCCGGAAGACGCAGGTGGCCATCGTCGTCGCGGGGCTCCTCGTGGGCACGGCGATCATCTCCTCCTCGTACGTGATCCAGTCGACCTTCGATTTCACGATCCGAAGCTCCGTCTTCCACTCCCTTGACTACATCGACGAGGTCATCTACCTGCCCGCCACGGACGGGAGCCGCCTGCCGTTCAACGCGAGCGCGTTCGACAGCCTCCATGCCGCCCTCGACAATCGCTCCATGCCCGCGGTCGCGGGCCTCGCGCCGCGGTACCAGGTCACCGCGAGCGCCTTCGACAACAACACGCAGCTCCTGGAGCCGAGCGCGGGGCTGATCGGGTTCAGCGCCGCGTACGACCTCGGGAGCTTCGTCCGACCGGACGGCTCGTCCTGGGATGGGTCCGGCATCACGGCGACGCAGGTCATCGTGAACCAAGCCTTCGTGAACGACACGGAGGCCAAGGTTGGCGACACGCTCCTCGTCTTTGCGGGATCGTCGGGACGTCCGCTCCCGCTCACGGTCGACGCGGTCGTCCTCGACTCGGGCCGCGGCGCCTACAACGGGAATCCGAACCTCTTCGTCCCCCTCGCGACCGTGCAGGCCGCGCTGCAGCAGCCGGGCAAGATCAACGTGATCACCGTCGCCAACGTCGGGGGTCCGACCCAGGGCTACCTGAAGACCGGGGAGGTGGATGCCCAGTTGACCCCTCGCCTTCCCGCGGGCGTGGGCTTGACGATCTCCAACGTGAAATCGGACCAGGCGGACCAGGCGGGACAGAACGTTCAGCAGTTGAGCCAGATCTTCCTGCTTCTCGGTTCCTTCACGATCGTTGCGGGCGTCCTGCTGATCATCAACATCTTCGTCATGCTCGCGGAGGAGCGCAAGGGCGAGATGGGCGTCTCCCGCGCGCTCGGGATGCGGCGCTCCCATCTCGTGCAGAGCTTCGTCGCCGAGGGCCTCGCGTACGCGCTCCTGTCCGCTGCGGTGGGCACACTGGTCGGCCTCCTCTTGGCGGGCGTCATCCTCTGGGCCTTCACGCTCGTCTTCCCGGCGCGGCTCTTCGGCGGCGTGACGTTCATCCTCACGTGGACGCCGCTCGACCTGATCCGCGGCTTCGCCATCGGCTTCCTGATCACGATGGGCACGATCCTCCTGGCCTCGTGGAGGGTCTCCAAGCTGAACATCGTCCGGGCGATCCGGGACATCCCGGAGCCCGTGGAGCACCGCTCGACCCGGCCGCAGCTCGCCCTGGGTGTCCTCCTGACCCTGGCCGGGGCCTTCGCGACGTTCGAAGCCTTCCGGCGGCAGGACGTCCTCTACCAGGACCTCGGTCCCTCGAGCCTGGCCATCGGCCTGGCGATCCTCCTCCGGAACGTCGTGTCGCCGCGGGTCGCCTTCTCCGCGGCGGGGATCTTCCTCCTGGTCTGGCTCCTGTACCCGTACAAGCCGATCTCCCCGACGGGCGCGGACATCTCCGTGTTCGTGGCCGCGGGCCTCCTGATGATCTTCGGCGCCCTCCTCCTGGTCATGTTCAACAGCGAGGTGCTCCTGTGGTTCGCGTCCCGCATCGGACGCGGCCGCACGTGGCGCCCCGTGGTCCGCACGGCGGTCGCGTACCCGATGAACAAGAAGTTCCGGACGGGCACGACCCTCGCGACGATCGCCCTGATCATGTTCACGATCGCCACGATGTCCGGCATCCAGACGATCGTCGGGACGAGCATCACGACCACGGTGATCCGCCAGAGCGGCGGGTACGACCTGATCGCCCAGACGAACCCCGCGATCCCCAAGGACAACTTCTGGTCCCTGTACAACGTCTCCACCCTGCCGCAGAACGTCTCCGAGGTCCACGGTCTCTCCTGGGCGCGGATCCGGACGTCCTTCAACGCATCCGATGGCGGTGCCCTCCACAACACGAGCCTCCTCGGCGTCCCGTCCGAATGGGTCGCGGCCTCGATCCCGCTTGAGCTGCAGGCCCTAGACCCGAACTACACCTCCGCCCAGCAGGCCTGGTCCGCCCTGGAGACGGACCCCCACGTCGCGATCGCGGACGGGAGCGTCGTCCCGGGCGGGGCCGCCGCCGGGTTCGGGGGCGGCGGGTTCTTCACGTACTCCGCAAAGGTCGGGGACACCCTGTACTTCCGGAACGCCACGGGCTCCCCCGACCACGTTCGGATCATCGGCATCCTGTACGAGCAGTTCGTGCCCGGCCTCTTCGTGGGCTGGAACGTGGTCGCCTCGGGGTTCGCCGTGCCGCTTCCCGGCGGCCTGATCCACCCCGTGAACTATCCGAGCATCTTCTACGTGAAGGTGAAGGCGGGGGTGGACACGGGGGCGGTGGCCCACGAGTTCGAGCGCACGTTCCTCCCGTACCAGATGATCGCGTTCGATCTCCATTCCCTGATCAGCCAGATCACGGACGTGATCAGCGGCGTGTTCAACCTCCTGGAGGCGTACCTCGCCCTGGGCTTGATCGTCGGCATTGCGGGCCTCGGGGTAATCACCATGCGGAACGTGGTCGAACGTCGGACGGAGACGGGCGCGCTGCGGGCCCTGGGGTTCCGCAAGTCCATGATCCTCCGGTCCTTCCTCCTGGAACTCGGATTCATCTCCGGGACGGGCATCGTCATCGGGGACGTCCTCGGGGTCGCCCTGTCCTACGACATCTACCTGAAGTTCTTCGCGGACCTCGGCTCGTACGCGGTCCCGTGGGAGCGCATCCTCCTGCTCAGCGTGATCGCGTTCATCGGGGCGGTCGTCGCCACGGCGAGCCCCGCCATCCGCGCCGCCCGGATGCCTCCGGCGGAGGCCCTGCGCAGCTACGAGTGA
- a CDS encoding YHS domain-containing protein: MAVDPVCEKPINPHNAYWMIWYKGTPYYFCSEECQLAFDRKPEHYRELTLERRQKEAVY, encoded by the coding sequence ATGGCCGTCGACCCCGTGTGCGAGAAGCCAATCAACCCGCACAACGCGTACTGGATGATCTGGTACAAGGGCACGCCGTACTATTTCTGCTCCGAGGAGTGCCAGCTCGCGTTCGACCGCAAGCCGGAGCACTACCGCGAACTCACCCTCGAGCGTCGCCAGAAGGAAGCCGTGTACTAG
- a CDS encoding Gfo/Idh/MocA family oxidoreductase, which produces MKVGVIGVGSMGQNHARVYAEIADLMGIADPDVKAGGALLERLPVRNYFPDYRSLLKEDVDAVSICVPTGLHAKIALDTIRAGVNLLVEKPLAPTVAAAKKIVEAADRAGVTLAVGHVERHNPAIALVKRQLEAGDYGNLITVSARRVSSFPTRVRDIGVILDLGVHDIDVMRYLVDSPVRDVFALSGRRLHERFEDHANILLRFEDGVHGFLEVNWLTPTKVRHLALTCQKSFVEVDYTDQSVTVSSSTLGELDSFNLYQIPLENHVRRIHVRKEEPLRRELVDFLAAAKAHRAPLVTGQDAIETLRVVEAAMLSHRLRRAVALGRAARRKAAAAS; this is translated from the coding sequence ATGAAGGTCGGCGTGATCGGCGTGGGCTCCATGGGCCAGAACCACGCTCGGGTCTACGCGGAGATCGCGGACCTCATGGGGATCGCGGACCCCGACGTGAAAGCGGGCGGCGCGCTCCTGGAGCGCCTCCCCGTCCGGAACTACTTCCCCGACTACCGCAGCCTGCTCAAGGAGGACGTCGACGCCGTGAGCATCTGCGTGCCCACGGGCCTCCATGCGAAGATCGCCCTGGACACGATCCGCGCGGGCGTTAACCTGCTCGTCGAGAAGCCCCTCGCGCCCACGGTCGCCGCCGCGAAGAAGATCGTCGAGGCCGCGGACCGCGCGGGCGTGACCCTCGCGGTCGGCCACGTGGAGCGGCACAACCCCGCAATCGCCCTCGTGAAGCGTCAGCTCGAGGCGGGCGACTACGGCAACCTGATCACGGTCTCCGCGCGCCGCGTGAGCTCCTTCCCGACCCGGGTCCGCGACATCGGCGTGATCCTGGACCTCGGGGTGCACGACATCGACGTGATGCGGTACCTGGTCGACTCGCCCGTGCGGGATGTGTTCGCCCTCTCGGGCCGTCGCCTCCACGAGCGCTTCGAGGACCACGCGAACATCCTCCTCCGCTTCGAGGACGGCGTCCACGGCTTCCTCGAGGTGAACTGGCTCACGCCGACCAAGGTGCGGCACCTCGCCCTCACGTGCCAGAAGAGCTTCGTCGAGGTGGACTACACGGACCAGAGCGTGACCGTGAGCTCGAGCACGCTTGGGGAGCTGGACTCCTTCAACCTGTACCAGATCCCCCTGGAGAACCACGTGCGGCGCATCCACGTCCGCAAGGAGGAGCCCCTCCGCCGGGAGCTCGTCGACTTCCTGGCTGCCGCGAAGGCGCACCGGGCCCCGCTCGTCACGGGCCAGGATGCGATCGAGACGCTCCGGGTCGTCGAGGCCGCCATGCTCTCCCACCGGCTGCGAAGGGCCGTCGCCCTGGGTCGGGCGGCGCGACGCAAGGCCGCCGCGGCCTCCTAG
- a CDS encoding nucleotide sugar dehydrogenase gives MRAPVRAAVVGLGYVGVPVAAAVAATGVHVVGVDIDPKKIHAINRGRNPLRGREPGLSELVKAQVAAKRLEATTDYAALRSADVVVVAVETPIDPVSHDPVYRALKAAIAGIGPHLKAGALVSIESTLSPGTMKKVVRPALERASGKQVGRDLHLVHCPERLTAGKLLHNLTALPRVLGVSDPRGARKARAFYARFVQGELHETDWTTAEVAKTAENAYWDVQIAFANEVALISEELGVDAYRVRELVNTCPYRAMLFPGTGVGGHCIPKDPWLLVQPAINTKPELIPIARSVNDYMPRRMVQLVDEALVASGRRLKGARVAVLGFAYREDTDDARNSPAIPIIRDLRRRGADVVIHDPYARTEHGFTILRDLEATVRKADAVAIVTAHTAYRKLDLKRLGRLLRRRVLVDGRNVFRGPEVIQAGFVYRGIGKGEF, from the coding sequence ATGCGCGCGCCCGTGCGAGCCGCGGTGGTCGGGCTGGGCTACGTCGGCGTGCCCGTGGCCGCCGCCGTCGCCGCGACCGGCGTGCACGTCGTCGGCGTGGACATCGATCCGAAGAAGATCCACGCGATCAACCGCGGTCGGAATCCGTTGCGAGGGCGGGAACCCGGACTCTCGGAACTCGTGAAGGCCCAGGTCGCGGCCAAGCGACTCGAGGCCACCACGGACTACGCCGCGCTCCGCAGCGCGGACGTGGTCGTCGTGGCCGTGGAGACGCCGATCGACCCCGTGAGCCACGACCCCGTCTACCGCGCCCTGAAGGCCGCGATCGCGGGGATCGGGCCCCACCTGAAGGCGGGCGCCTTGGTGTCCATCGAGTCCACGCTCTCGCCCGGCACCATGAAGAAGGTCGTCCGCCCTGCCCTTGAGCGCGCGTCGGGCAAGCAGGTGGGGCGGGATCTGCACCTGGTCCACTGCCCCGAGCGCCTCACCGCCGGGAAACTCCTGCACAACCTGACGGCCCTACCCCGGGTGCTCGGCGTATCGGATCCGAGGGGGGCACGGAAGGCCCGAGCGTTCTATGCACGGTTCGTCCAGGGAGAGCTGCACGAGACGGACTGGACCACGGCGGAGGTCGCGAAGACCGCCGAGAACGCATACTGGGACGTCCAGATCGCCTTCGCGAACGAGGTCGCGCTGATCTCCGAGGAGCTCGGCGTGGACGCATACCGCGTGCGGGAACTGGTCAACACGTGCCCGTATCGGGCCATGCTCTTCCCGGGGACCGGCGTGGGCGGGCATTGCATCCCCAAAGACCCCTGGCTCCTCGTCCAGCCCGCGATCAATACGAAGCCCGAACTGATCCCGATCGCGCGATCCGTGAACGACTACATGCCACGCCGCATGGTCCAGCTCGTGGACGAGGCCCTCGTGGCCTCGGGCCGTCGCTTGAAGGGGGCGCGGGTCGCGGTCCTCGGCTTCGCGTACCGCGAGGACACGGACGACGCGCGGAACTCCCCTGCGATCCCGATCATCCGAGACCTCCGCCGCCGCGGGGCCGATGTGGTCATCCACGATCCCTACGCGCGCACGGAGCATGGCTTCACGATCCTCCGGGACCTCGAGGCGACCGTGCGGAAGGCGGACGCCGTCGCGATCGTCACGGCACACACCGCGTACCGGAAGCTGGACCTGAAGCGGCTCGGCCGCCTGCTGCGACGGCGGGTCCTCGTGGACGGACGCAACGTGTTCCGCGGGCCCGAGGTCATCCAGGCGGGGTTCGTGTACCGCGGCATCGGAAAGGGCGAGTTCTAG
- a CDS encoding LD-carboxypeptidase yields the protein MQRQKPAHLRRGATIAVVSPASFAEPFGLGQGVSYLRKKGYKVVLGECTRRLTRQGMVSATDAMRAKELMDVFRDDKVDAVICSRGGYGTMRILPLLDFDVVRDHPKIFMGYSDITTLHVTFHQKAGLVTIHGPGVESVGADEPDAEKGKPDPTNLDKALKLLSSTEPWGEIRNPPEGMLLRTIRGGKASGLTIGGNLSMMTHTLGSPFEVDTKGRILFFEDVHISEYYVEYELTAFELAGKLREPAGIAVGQFSKFAKREEAQPSLEEVLADHLHRASAPSFTGLCVGHGKWNHPLPVGVRATVDADRPSLTITESALD from the coding sequence ATGCAGCGGCAAAAGCCGGCGCACCTGCGGCGGGGTGCCACAATCGCGGTCGTCAGCCCGGCGAGCTTCGCGGAGCCCTTCGGCCTGGGCCAGGGCGTCTCGTACCTGCGAAAGAAGGGATACAAGGTCGTCCTCGGCGAGTGCACGCGGCGGCTCACGCGACAAGGCATGGTCTCCGCGACGGACGCGATGCGGGCCAAGGAACTCATGGATGTGTTCCGCGACGACAAGGTGGACGCCGTGATCTGCTCCCGCGGCGGCTACGGCACGATGCGCATCCTTCCGCTCCTGGACTTCGACGTGGTCCGCGACCATCCGAAGATCTTCATGGGCTATTCGGACATCACGACGCTTCACGTGACCTTCCACCAGAAGGCCGGCCTCGTGACGATTCACGGACCCGGCGTGGAGTCCGTGGGAGCCGACGAGCCCGACGCGGAGAAGGGCAAGCCCGACCCGACGAACCTGGACAAGGCGCTCAAGCTCCTGTCGTCCACGGAACCCTGGGGCGAGATCCGGAATCCGCCCGAGGGGATGCTCCTCCGCACGATCAGGGGCGGCAAGGCGAGCGGCCTCACGATCGGCGGGAACCTGTCCATGATGACGCACACCCTCGGCTCCCCGTTCGAAGTCGACACGAAGGGCCGCATCCTGTTCTTCGAGGACGTCCACATCTCGGAGTACTACGTGGAATACGAGCTGACCGCGTTCGAGCTCGCGGGCAAGCTGCGGGAGCCCGCGGGCATCGCGGTGGGCCAGTTCTCCAAGTTCGCGAAGCGCGAAGAGGCCCAGCCGAGCCTGGAGGAGGTGCTCGCGGACCATCTGCATCGGGCGAGCGCGCCGTCGTTCACCGGCCTCTGCGTCGGCCACGGAAAGTGGAACCATCCGTTGCCCGTCGGTGTTCGGGCCACGGTGGACGCCGACCGGCCGAGCCTGACGATCACGGAGTCCGCGCTCGACTGA